Proteins co-encoded in one Apis mellifera strain DH4 linkage group LG15, Amel_HAv3.1, whole genome shotgun sequence genomic window:
- the LOC726863 gene encoding sulfotransferase 4A1, with protein MAPQIGNDLDQILKDKFTTEFRKEYTTVQGVCLPKKYEDFAQIIENFEIRDDDVWICSFPKTGTTWTQEMIWCIANDLDFERAKVRLSERFPFLDYSILFDYTTIIRRHPEIEPSPLILDSVAYIQNLPSPRFIKTHFPFPLLPRQLRTGEKKAKIIYVSRNPKDTCVSFYYHTRLMEGYRGDFHDFCRLFLGNKLSFAPYWDHILDFWKRRTNPNILFLKYEEMKSDLPKVIKKTAAFLDKSLTNDQVEALAQHLSFDSMKSNPAVNYEEHIILNKRMKLINVDGEFIRSGKVDQWKEEMPDSVVQEFDETTKEKFSTQNLFF; from the exons ATGGCACCCCAAATTGGAAATGATTTGGACCAAATTTTGAAAGACAAATTTACTACTGAATTTCGCAAAGAGTATACCACCGTACAAGGTGTTTGTTTGCCAAAAAAATATGAGGATTTCGCACAAATAATCGAGAATTTCGAAATCAGAGACGATGATGTTTGGATTTGTTCTTTTCCTAAAACTG GAACAACATGGACACAAGAAATGATCTGGTGCATAGCGAATGACCTGGATTTTGAAAGAGCAAAAGTTCGCTTGTCCGaaagatttccttttttaga CTACTCCATACTTTTTGATTACACCACCATTATACGACGTCATCCGGAAATCGAGCCCTCTCCGTTAATCTTGGATAGCGTGgcgtatatacaaaatttacctTCTCCAAGATTCATCAAAActcattttccttttcccttgCTTCCGCGTCAACTTCGAACGGGCGAGAAAAAggcgaaaattatttatgtcagCAGGAATCCAAAAGATACTTGCgtctctttttattatcacaCTAGATTAATGGAGGGGTATCGTGGTGATTTTCACGACTTCTGTCGCCTCTTTTTAGGAAATAAAC TGAGCTTCGCTCCATACTGGGATCACATACTTGATTTCTGGAAGAGGAGGACCaatccaaatattttatttttgaaatacgaagaaatgaaatct GATCTGCCTAaggtgataaaaaaaacagcTGCATTTCTTGATAAAAGTTTAACCAATGATCAAGTAGAAGCGTTGGCGCAACATTTGAGTTTCGATAGTATGAAATCGAATCCTGCGGTGAATTACGAGGagcatattatattgaataaacggATGAAATTGATCAATGTCGATGGTGAATTTATTCGAAGTGGCAAAGTTGATCAGTGGAAAGAAGAGATGCCCGATAGCGTGGTCCAGGAATTCGATGAAacgacgaaagaaaaattttccacgcaaaatcttttcttttga
- the LOC552839 gene encoding TATA box-binding protein-associated factor RNA polymerase I subunit B: MQKCKICDSTDFYKEAGYFFCQICQTQNEDIREEILELHIDNSTRLRKTKIRQLKSNKSGEELGWTSWELYNFVLIGLTNELIELGIPSEIKLTILQLWATYLGKIEVAFISTKKKCLPKLARRYKRRDAEIIYGKVQSQKKYRKRKRTGSSTNTSVISSGQSETSSMRELQKNKRLLATAEYDRYLQSQNSSLGDGVSSFSQSIYSFQSSSVKSSDNDGKVQFSSHAKKEARKIKKLSKNIPRSERIKYRAKHISNQYKMGPHIITPMRLWAIIYLALRIHDQPIQLGDMLRYGKEGHLSYYKLDHLLPPEVNLTANERNFLRQNVEITHKGMRRIIASMAKFLGVWDIICPDFLSLIKRYCQELGLPRGIQLYTERLIALSPPKMIFNIKKSYVPNYEGRAIAFIIVVLKTLLGLDGITEYYISRIAEKINSIAIERGLLNEKLFNFQEWQRYIECRKTILSRVHYPTKMKYYPDLDGIDDLYLKFLEFITSKSNKNEVNIKNTKHFLPEELINGMRKHITSLNINDLLPKTVDIFPPSLTPLYSYLQCLLDDPLNDIPNILQKDFFLTKVGYMTKSESLIELAMKCDIELEIIDSNIHFVEKNVPQFEQPRMPSIEELKQLVDVQDDLKDQHEFGSENVNEYLHAKIPCTMKFDAIKKQYYDNVIKDLESVHIGNNFTFTEILPNGKLAIPTDSDTEDEKEISNYTNNIDSETMFLEKKMYDKYNLQLSQTEKESIFKSNTMKKVRSKIQLERNAKGQFIKRNALSINIEKNDDDFLSDTENINFHNSIQTNVANEIYSNVKNSEEELFLPECISINDINIDNIDLKSDTFNINDYLNLSDITFFNDIDKKESIAHKKYQFFRPFKDYWMYHCIFSRVKSKNFTIFEKVLPRTFRWLLNECALIVEMSTEDLYEEICLIESYHSYVLKSCTFKNNNCNNVDTISKSQLNFILNKW; encoded by the exons ATGCAAAAGTGTAAAATTTGTGACAGTACAGATTTTTACAAAGAAGCTGGCTACTTTTTCTGTCAAATATGTCAAACGCAAAACGAg gataTTAGAGAAGAGATTCTTGAATTACACATAGATAATTCAACTAGATTACGAAAGACAAAAATAAgacaattaaaatcaaataaatcag GTGAGGAACTTGGATGGACATCATGGgaactatataattttgttttaattggattaacaaatgaattaatagAACTTGGAATTCCatccgaaataaaattaacaatattacaattatggGCAACATATTTAGGCAAGATTGAGGTAGCATTTATATCAACtaagaaaaaatgtttgcCAAAATTAGCTAGAAGATATAAAAGGAG GGATGCTGAAATTATTTATGGCAAAGTACAATCCCAAAAGAAATACAGAAAACGCAAAAGAACTGGGAGTAGTACAAATACTTCTGTAATATCAAGTGGTCAAAGTGAGACTAGTTCTATGAgagaattacaaaaaaataaa aggCTTTTAGCAACAGCTGAATACGATAGATATCTCCAGTCTCAAAATAGTTCTTTAGGTGATGGTGTTAGTTCATTTAGTCAAAGTATATATAGTTTTCAATCTAGTTCTGTCAAATCTTCAGATAATGATGGAAA aGTACAATTTAGTTCTCATGCCAAAAAAGaagcaagaaaaattaaaaaattatctaaaaatatacctAGGtctgaaagaattaaatataggGCCAAGCATATAAGTAATCAGTATAAAATGGGACCTCATATAATAACACCTATGCGATTATgggcaattatatatttagctTTGAGAATTCATGATCAACCTATACAATTAGGAGATATGTTAAG ATATGGGAAAGAAGgacatttatcttattataaattggatCATTTGTTGCCACCAGAAGTAAATTTAACAGCTAATGAAAGAAACTTCTTAAGacaaaatgttgaaattacaCATAAAGGAATGAGACGAATTATTGCGAGTATGGCAAAATTTCTTGGTGTATGGGATATAATTTGCCcagattttttatctttaattaagaGATATTGTCAAGAATTAGGATTACCaa ggGGCATCCAATTATATACAGAAAGATTAATAGCTTTATCACCTcctaaaatgatatttaatataaaaaaatcatatgttCCAAATTATGAAGGTCGTGcaattgcatttattatagTAGTATTGAAAACTTTGCTTGGTTTAGATGGTATAACTGAATATTATATCAGTCGAATTGCAGAAAAAATCAATAG catAGCTATTGAACGTGgtttattgaatgaaaaactttttaattttcaagaatggcaaagatatattgaatgtagaaaaacaattttatctcgTGTACATTATCCaactaaaatgaaatattatcccGACTTAGATGGAATCgacgatttatatttaaaattcttagaatttataacttctaaatcaaataaaaatgaagtaaatataaaaaataccaaACATTTTTTACCAGAAGAACTTATTAATGGCATGAGAAAACATATAACTAGCTTAAATATTAACGATTTATTACCAAAGACAGTAGATATATTTCCACCATCTCTAACTCCGCTTTATTCATATTTGCAATGTTTATTAGATGATCCACTCAATGATATTCctaatatattgcaaaaagatttttttcttacaaaagTTGGATACATGACAAAATCTGAATc cttaaTAGAATTAGCAATGAAATGTGACatagaattagaaataattgattcaaatatacattttgttgaaaaaaatgtacctCAATTTGAACAACCTAGAATGCCAAGTATAGAAGAACTGAAACAGCTCGTCGATGTACAAGATGACTTAAAAGACCAACATGAATTCGGAAGCGAAAATGtgaatgaatatttacatGCTAAAATACCATGTACCATGAAATTCGATGCCATTAAAAAACAGTATTATGACAATGTAATCAAAGATTTAGAAAGCGTACATATAgggaataattttacatttaccgAAATTCTTCCGAATGGGAAACTAGCAATTCCTACTGATAGTGATACTGAagacgaaaaagaaatttctaattatactaataatatagattCAGAAACtatgtttttagaaaaaaaaatgtatgacaagtacaatttacaattatcaCAAACAGAAAAAGagtctatttttaaatcgaatacaATGAAGAAAGTACGATCTAAAATTCAACTTGAACGAAACGCTAAAGGtcaatttatcaaaagaaatgctttatccataaatattgaaaaaaatgatgatgatTTTCTTTCAGATAcagagaatataaattttcacaatagTATACAAACAAACGTagcaaatgaaatatattccaaTGTTAAAAATAGCGAAGAGGAATTATTTTTGCCTGAATGTATTAGCATTAATGAtatcaatattgataatatagatttaaaaagtgatacttttaatataaatgattatttgaatctaagtgatattacattttttaacgatattgacaagaaagaaagtatagcgcataagaaatatcaattttttagacCATTTAAAGACTATTGGATGTATCATTGTATTTTTAGTCgtgtaaaatctaaaaattttaccatatttgaaaaagttttaccACGAACTTTTCGTTGGTTGTTAAATGAATGTGCACTTATTGTGGAAATGTCTACGGAAGAtttatatgaagaaatatgtttaatagaaAGTTATCAttcatatgttttaaaatcttgtacattcaaaaataataattgtaacaatGTAGATACAATATCTAAAagtcaattgaattttattttaaataaatggtaa
- the LOC102655798 gene encoding isoaspartyl peptidase/L-asparaginase has translation MEFRKGTFCYKIKDKCICDKNTIPCIIVHGGAGNFSDSIAIEKMTACKKAAINGYKKLINGDTSVNAVEAALWWLECDEFFNSGYGSVLNELGKVEMDASIMDGYKFKCGSVAAVSDIEHPITLAKYVLNNFPNSIFVGEGAKNLAKYANLSFLSEGNMVSPAARAAFYSEEEGKLDADIEKILMDIDIKNNTGTVGCVAYDGYSVAAGTTTGGLNKKLVGRVGDSPLLGCGTYAIRNIGCSLTGHGESITKLGLARAIVEDIEQNFSHMEALYKNLSHMLEKYKKVGGGIVLQSNGHWATYFTSDKMPYAVIDNDLITYGVKLYEERRELYKIEKDCKCECECPALIVFFLMRLFILYYR, from the exons ATGGAATTCAGAAAAGGtacattttgttataaaattaaggaTAAATGTATATGTGATAAAAATACTATTCCATGTATAATCGTACATGGCGGTGCGGGAAATTTTAGTGATTCTATAGCTATAGAAAAAATGACAGCTTGTAAAAAAGCTGCCATTAatggttataaaaaattaataaatggtgATACTTCTGTAAATGCTGTAGAAGCTGCATTATGGTGGTTAGAATGtgacgaattttttaattctggtTATGGATCTGTGTTAAATGAATtag gAAAAGTTGAAATGGATGCAAGTATAATGGATggttataaattcaaatgtgGATCAGTAGCAGCAGTTTCAGATATAGAACATCCTATAACACTTGCAAAAtatgttttgaataattttccaaattctatttttgtgGGCGAGGGAGCTAAAAATTTAGctaaatatgcaaatttaagTTTCTTATCAGAGGGAAATATGGTATCACCTGCTGCACGTGCAGCTTTTTAttcagaagaagaaggaaaattagACGCTgatattgagaaaattttaatggatatcgatataaaga ataatactGGAACTGTTGGTTGTGTAGCATATGATGGATATAGCGTAGCTGCTGGAACTACAACAGgtggtttaaataaaaaattggtaGGAAGAGTAGGAGATTCTCCTTTATTGGGTTGTGGTACTTATGCTATTAGAAATATAGGTTGTTCCTTAACAGGACATGGAGAATCTATAACAAAATTAGGATTAGCTCGTGCAATCGTAGAAgatattgaacaaaatttttcacacATGGAAgctctttataaaaatctttctcacatgttagaaaaatataaaaaagttggTGGTGGAATTGTGCTTCAATCAAATGGTCATTGGGCAACATACTTTACCTCTGATAAAATGCCATATGCTGTAattgataatgatttaattacatatggagtaaaattatatgaagaaaggagagaattgtacaaaatcgaaaaagatTGCAAATGCGAATGCGAATGTCCTgctttaattgtattttttttaatgcgattatttattctatactatagataa
- the LOC100576891 gene encoding uncharacterized protein LOC100576891, whose protein sequence is MTRKLNVLLLLKKVQFLEDVEKLIKEGKNYLFRMNKLSDSLRIDSYQYKKILYFMDRYSRCKTQLKENMEELKDMFDNSNIDGIIDEEETDEENEIEYIEDEDFLLKEQFYHFRNIMYLKNILGNMEMLISRMLNINGSLVNLQLSKYARLKIALKNYSVKVYEFLKNNKILVESKNNFEKKQFTKNIQDKFIQLQKLIIQIAKKEIFFTDVMVRNLHDISKQRK, encoded by the exons atgacaagaaaattaaatgtg TTGCTACTATTAAAGAAAGTACAATTTCTTGAagatgttgaaaaattaataaaagaagggaaaaattatttatttcgaatgaatAAGTTGTCTGATAGTTTAAGAATAGATTCGTATCAGTATaagaaaatcttatattttatggatCGTTATTCACGT tgTAAAACACAATTAAAGGAGAATATGGAGGAATTAAAAGATATGTTCGATAACAGCAATATTGATGGTATCATAGATGAAGAAGAGACAGATGAAGAGAATGAGATAGAATATATAGAGGACGAAGATTTTCTTCTCAAAgaacaattttatcattttcgtaatataatgtatctaAAGAATATACTCGGAAATATGGAAATGTTAATTTCacgaatgttaaatataaatggatcCCTTGTAAATCTTCAGTTGTCAAAATATGCAAGATTGAagattgcattaaaaaattattccgtaaaagtatatgaatttttaaaaaacaataaaatacttgtagaatctaaaaataattttgagaaaaaacaattcacgaaaaatattcaggataaatttatacaactaCAAAAACTTATAATTCAGATTGCCAAG aaagaaatattctttacgGATGTTATGGTGCGCAATTTGCATGATATCTCTAAACAAAGAaagtga